From Cardiocondyla obscurior isolate alpha-2009 linkage group LG27, Cobs3.1, whole genome shotgun sequence:
TTCGAATTCCTACGGCACGGCTGCGTGGTGAGTTCGGCGGTTGATAAGTATTAACCACTCCGCTCGAGGAATTGCTGCGCGTCATTTGCGGCTGACTGCGTAGATTATTTTGGCGAGGTGAAAGAGAACGATGCTGCGGAATCACGTCGACGACACTCACGGTGGTAATCtcttgctgctgctgctgctgttccATGACTGCGTTGGACAAAGAAGACGTAGTGATGTTTTCCTGATTTGGCGGCATACCACTTTGTCGTAAAGATTCTAGATACGCTCCGATTCTGGCTCCTTTTGGCAGAGTACCATAACGGTTGATCGCTCTCTTAACATTTTGCACCTCCAGCGCACCCACATGTGTGACCACCAgctgaaatacatttttattctaaaatcaTCGGTTTACTTTCTCGAATCGAGAATTGCAAGTTATTCAAGCAGTGCTAAATGcatttactataaaaaaaaaaaaattttttactctGAGATTCTCAACACAgacatataaaaatgttattattacgGGTAAAGAAGGTATGTTTATGTGTCTAGTATTTATACAACTTTGAAATTGTGGCCGCTCAATGTAAGATCATTGTACCTTCTGAGGCAGTACTTCCTTAGACGTGTAAGGTcgagatttaatttgtttctgATTGCACGGTAAATTGGATACTGGTTCCGGCGAGGTTGACGGTTGAGGAACAAAGTTATGTTCTGCTGTCCCTTGTGACCCATCTCCATCGTCGTCCATATCGCAACCTCCTGTAGTAATTGACTGTGTAGCCATTGTCACGAGATCTCGTGTGATACCTGAGTCGCCATTTAATAAGGTGTACTGTATATAATCTATAGCTAACATATCTCTCCATCATGTAAGCGCAATGCGTTATAGACATTTCCGGAGGAAAGctaagaaaagaatatttgcGGCGCCTATCAACTTTAAATTtctgctttttcttctcgtcaCACTTTACCTCATTCATCCTAGGGTCATTCTCCTTTGATCGACATTCAGTTAACAGCAGATCCTTAAATTGTGCTCATTATAATCCTATTAATTAGTTAAAGAGTGCTATGATATCATTTATAATGAATAATCAGCAAAAATGGGAAATAGTATATGACGTGTGTTAGTTTTCTCAATGATTTTGTTGTGATATGTATGAATTGAAGCTCAGTAAACTCACATAACACTGCTTGAACACAGTTGAGTTTGGCGAtgataaaattgatgaaataataataccgTTGCGcagtcaaataaatttttttcataataattaaacgagaaatcaaaataatatatatctaaaatctaaaaagaaaaaaaaaagaaaaaaaaaacgacgttCTACTTGTACTTCTGTAAAAACAAATATCATGCAGTATATACGGAACGTGTTAGGTTTGTAATTCAATACGATAACATATGTAAAGTATCGTCCCTTGTTCGTATAAATGGGAACGAAAACTGTAGCTACAATTTACAGTATGTACGAGATGCAGACGCTTGAGtatgcattaataaaatatatccaaGTACTATTATATATATCGAAAATTAGTATTCGGCATGTTTTCAACATTTAGGTACATACATACTGGCTTGAGGAGAATGACCCACATTCATGAAGCCGTAAATCACTGTAGGCGGagatgcatataaaaattaaacttaaaattaaactgaaagttgataaaagaaatcaaataaaaGCGGCATTCGTGCATTCTTCATTACTTAATTTGATATAGTGGAATACCTTCAAAAATCTTATCAATACCATTTAGATCTGTGCCATCGTCAAGGGTCATAGTGCTCACTTCGACATTTTGCTGGTCTTGCTCTTGATAGGCAGAGTCTCGAAAAGAACTACACGATGATAATAAGCTGTaacggaaaatatatttttattgcatataaatttcattgtgtattaaaatcataattatatcttttattattataaggtattattaaattataatatttttattatatataagatattatatataataagtatataaataaatataagtattatataatatatataataagtatatataaaatacctTGTTCGCTTAGGAGGAGCTGGTgcttgttttccttttttattcgtaGATCTTCGCATTTGAACCATGTTACTATTACTCCTACTTGACAAGCCACCCATAAAAGTACTCAGCTTAGTAACCGAACTAACTCCTTCtgcataaaatgtattttattaaacaatgataaatttaaattttctttttatcatgTTGTAGAAATAGTAGTTCTAATTTACATCTTCTTATATTTCAATGCTAAGACGTAAGTTgaatcattaatataatatacctTGAGTAATGACGGAAGAAGATAATTGATCGGATACAAGGACTAATCCGTGTATATTTCCTGTACTTCCAGTTTGTGATTTTTTGTATGATAACAATGGAATTTCCCCCCCACCTTGAAGCTGCTTCTCTACCTCTGTAATATGTACAGAATAATAAGCGCGTAATTCTTTGCACAGATTAAAATTAGTTATACAGaagttatataattaatattattattatataattaatttaccttcGGTAATACTTGATTCTTGAAACATATTTTCTAATGAGTGATGTATTTCTTTAAAAGTTGGTCGATCTGATGCTGACCACTGCCAGCATTGACGCATTAAATCGTAAACTTTGGGTGGACAGCCAGGAGGACATTCCATACGATAACCATTTTCTAACATGTGATAAACGTCCGTTAGATCGACACCAGGATAAGGAGACATTCCGTAAGTAGCGATCTCCCACAGCAGGATGCCAAATGCCCATACGTCGgactataaaaattattaattaatatttataatctaataatattataataatattttttaacgatttataTACCTTTGTGGAGAATTTGTTGTACGCTAGACCTTCTGGTGCAGTCCATTTTATAGGAAATTTCGCACCCGCATGAGCTGTATACGTATCGTCTCTCATAAGACGAGCTAGACCGAAATCCGCGACTTTAACGAGGTGATTCTCGCCGACCAAACAATTTCTAGCCGCCAGATCACGATGAATGAAATTTCTACTCTCTAAATAACTCATACCACTTGCGATTTGTGTAGCCATGTGCATCAAAACCACGGCATTAATCTGATGCTTACTTTCGTTCCGCAGGTAATCCAAAAGATTTCCTTTGCTCATGAATTCCGTAATAATATAGAAAGGTGGCTCCCTTGTACACACTCCCAATAATTGTACCAAGTTTCTATGTTTCATCTCTTTCATAATGGCTGCTTCTTCCAAAAAATCCTTCAGTGCCATAGTATCTTCTTTAAGCGTTTTAACTGCCACGGTCATGTTGTATCTCTTCCAAACTGCTTCATATACATCGCCGTATTGGCCGCCTCCTAGCTTATGCCTCATTACTATGTCCGTCCTATTAATTTCCCATTCGTCTGGCTCCGGACTCAATGGAAAAACAGTAGGCTTATTATGCTTTGGTGCAGGATATAGCAGTTGCGTTATAAGGCCGTCGGCAAGCATTGAATGATGGTGCACTAATTCAGCCAGCGTATTAAACTTGCTTTCCGTCGTAACGAACATCTTTCCTTCACTATCTTCGTTGATTCTATAGTGATATACTCGGCCCTCATATCTTAACGAGATGCTACGTTGTCCAGGACTGCTTTCCGATTCTCGTACAAGAAAACTACCGTTTATTCCCGAACTTAATAGATATTCTGCAGCATTTCTAGATATTCTTCCGTGGTACCACGAATGTTTTTCTAAAGAGTTTACGGGTGTTACATAATTTGATGGTACCCATCCCACTTGTCCAGTACTTGAATGAGCTTCACACCATTCtccacttttattataacttaGAATTCGTACTTGTTCACCTATTCAGAAAAATAACAGTTAAATTaaggaaaatataatatttaaatattaaaaaatgagtCAATACCCTTTTTTAGACTAAGTTGATTTTCTCCACCAGCTTGAAAATCATACAAGGCAACAAATAATTGAGGATCATCCTCCTCCTGTGCTAAAAGATTTTCCTTGCTAGTCcatctatataaaaatattatttttagaactaaataattttgacaatttaatcttacaaaaatatgtacaacatttattatataacataatatattatttgagattttaaacCATGAACTGACCTATTTGCTGCTTCAAGAAGTCCACTAGCTGATACACCTGCATGTTGTTGAACATTAGATTGCTGTGAAAGGGATTGAACACTAGAACCACTTGGAGGATCACCTTCTGGCAATGCTGGAATGTGAGGGAGAGGTCTACTTTGCAGAAGTGCCtctgtaaaaaataagaaatagtTCTATTTGTAACCtccaatatattaaaagaacatCAATCTCAAAACAAATCTCTgcttatgtaataatataagatgttgaaaatttttataattacattcaaaatatataactaAGGATCACTGATTAATCATATCTGTATGAAATGTCATGCAGGGAGCactcagttttttttttctttttctatgaCACAGTTATACATACATGCTTGCATATTACAAAACCTTCATTTAACTGTTAATGTCCATATTACCTCCATGACATGCTTGTTAATACAGACATTAATTTACTCTAATTGCAAAATTAGAAAGTATTATTGTGAAACTAAATTCCTtccaaataataattctttatcatTGAccagatttataaatattgcagCATCATATCCTGTCAAATCACATAAGCACAACTACATCAAGCACTTCAACAGGACACCCCTTATAAAACGTGTACTAGTGCCAGTAAATCCATCTGGTACAAAGCAGGTGGGCAATAGGATGTATGTTCTCACCACTGTGTTCGGTAAATATGTTCGAGCCTATGACGCGCGTATCCTTGAGGTTCCTGGGGTGCTTGCGGGTTTGTCGCACGGTGGACCCGGCGGGGATCACCCTGTCCTTGGTCTGCTGGGCGCCCATGGTTCTGTCCGCAGATTACCGTATCATGCCCCACCGGTCGCAGTGTCGGCTTCTGTGACCCGTCTGGCACCTGCTCCGGCCACCCTCGCGGCAGCCACTTCACTTCCGGTGCTCGGCAGGCGCCGGCGACGGGCCCGACATCGTCGCCGtcgatcgtcgtcgtcgtcgtcgtcgtcgtcgttgtcggcCGTCCGCGTATCCCGATCCGCGCGAGACACCGCGAGCGTCGGCCACGAGGCGCGCGCGACCCACCCACCCGATCGAAGCGCAGATCACAGTGCGGGCCGCGGCGGGGCCATTCACATTTTTACATGTCAATtaccgctctctctctcgctgcCCCACGCCATATTTGACAGCTTTTGACGTCGATTATTTAGTTTGTCGGTGCATTGCTGCGCGGCAGCACGACGCTGGGCGGGTTCTCATGCGGTGTACCCCACGGTGCCCCCGTTCGCACGTTCTTAATTCCGCGCCCGTTCATCCGTGCGTGcggcgcgtgcacgcgcaTCGATTCCTCTCCGCTCCTCTCTTCTCCAGGGTGCTGAGCTCGAGCAAAAGGTACAAACAACCGCCCGGCGCCGCCAAACGTCGGCGAGATCGATTCAATCACCGTAGATCACTTTATCGATCcgcttcttttccttttcagCGACCTCTCCTCCGGTCTCCTCCCGATCGCGCAGTACCTGTCTCATTTCAAGCGTGAAACATAAGTAACATGACACAGCTGGAGATGCAGGCGAACCTATCGCGCGAGAGACTTTGACGGGATAGACGACAGCTGACCAATCGCGGGCACACAAACCTTGTTTCAAAACCTCCTGTCGCTCCTCGTAAGTCGAACTTTTCGTACTTTCCTCGATCTCATCTCCTCACTTCTCCTTTTATTCACCGAACGCTCAATTATACGGCCGTTTCAAGTGCAGCATAAATGTAACACGGTGCAGTCCGCGAAAATTAAgccttaaattaaattcaacacAGATAAGTACAAGagcgataaaaatgaaaattaaacaagAGCGATTTTATGAAGAAACAGTCTTCGATTAATTCGCTCGACAGTAGCCGTATAACACAAATAGAACGTTGTTCATTTTTTTAGTCAATTAATGccattaaaaaacaaattaaaagtaagaagttttataaaaaaacaaattaattattgcgagTGTATCTTACAACCGGTGCTTATGGTGGCGACGTCGCGTCGTTAGAGACAAGGCTTAAGGCATGTCGCGTGCACGATGATCTCTGCGGAAAGAGAGACCGGATGCGACGATTCAAAAAGTCTGATCTCCACGCCGCCATGTTGTTGTGTCACGTGACCCGCACGCAGGCAGGCGAGGAGCTGAGGCAGCAGTGAGGTGAATGCGCCGGGTCAAGTCCGGTGCTGGGAGAGTCGATCGCAAAAATTCAGGCGTCTAATTAACACAGGCGAGCTGAGGCGGCCCGGAACGATGGACGCGCGTAAGCTCACGGAGCTGCTGCGGGCGACGATCGACCCCGCGCAGCAGAAGGAAGCGGAGGGCCAACTCACCCAGGTACGTAGACGAATcccccccttcctccctccGCGAGGGTATCGCGAGAGGCGGAAAACGTGCTGTGCAGATTCCGCCTGGCGGTTAGGGTACGGGCCGAACGATCGGGCGGCCGGAAAGGAGGCGAGAAACGATTTTTTATGCGGCACGAAAACATGTGCTTTGATTCCCCGGGCCCATCCTTGCACGTGCGCGGGATCGTGGGACGCGTCCTTGCCGAGGACAATGCCGGCGTGCTCGGCGACCttcccgccgccgccgcgggcGCCTTCCCTTCGTTTCGCTGACGCTGATCCTCGCGAATGCCTCCGCGCGAGCTCGCCGCCGACGGGAGAAACGAGATCGCGACGGCCTTTGTCCGGGTGGGCCTCACGTTCGACCTCCTCGGGCGATAGCGCGCTAACCTCTTCTCACCCGCGACAAGGAAATTCTCCGTGACATTTTTGACCCTCGACGTGGAACATTGTTCTCGAGATCGTATATCTCCCGAATAGGCACGGATATTTTTGTACATCGCGTGCTAACGTGCTGTATCATCCAGCAAAATTATTCCAACATGGCCTGTAATTTTGCCATTTACATATCGCTATcgtattacttttatatatatcaaaCATAtgagtatacatatatgtataacgtgtAAGTTATCTGTTAGTCATACGCTCTATATGTTCTGGAAGTTCATTCATAAGTACATTAGAGCTGTGATGACGCCGAAGCAATGCTGCAACGATATTATGCTTAAATTTTTCAGATTCACAAAATTATTGGCTTTGCACCGACACTCTTGCAAGTAGTAATGTCAAACGAGGTTGATATGCCTGTCAGACAAGCCGGTAATTATTTATCTGTTACAGTGAAAACAACAGATAAATTATGAGgcgtgatattttattatttttttttataggtgtaatttatctaaaaaatttaattacttcaaaTTGGGCGGATAAAGAAAACGACAGCGGACCCATAGAATTTAGCATTCATGAACAAGATCGTGCAATGATACGCGATGCCATAGTAGACGCCGTGGTACATGCTCCTGATTTAATTAGGCAAGTGGCAATCTGacttacgttattaatttaaaaaaatgtacgtttGCATATTAAAGTTATAGCGTATGTGTATTTATTATGTTTAGAATACAATTAGCAGTATGCATCAGTAATATAGTTAAATATGACTTTCCCGGACGATGGACACAAATAGTAgacaaaattacaatataccTTCAAAATCCGGATGCTTCGTGTTGGCCTGGTGTTCTCCTCGCGCTGCATCaacttgttaaaaatttcgaGTATGTTGGTTCATTCATTTTTGATAAATGGGTAATAAAATGCAATCAATTATGtgagaaatacatttatagCGCTTGAATTCTTTTATTCTTGTAACTAGGTACAAGAAAGCAGAAGAGAGGGGACCATTAAATGAAGCAATGAACTTGTTATTCCCTATGATCTATCAATTGATATTACGCTTATTGCCAGATCCATCTGAGCAGTCTGTTCTACTTCAGAAAcagatattgaaaattttctttgcgCTTACacaggtatatataaataagaatCATAactatgttttaaaattatgaattgaaaaat
This genomic window contains:
- the Abl gene encoding tyrosine-protein kinase Abl isoform X2, which produces MGAQQTKDRVIPAGSTVRQTRKHPRNLKDTRVIGSNIFTEHSEALLQSRPLPHIPALPEGDPPSGSSVQSLSQQSNVQQHAGVSASGLLEAANRWTSKENLLAQEEDDPQLFVALYDFQAGGENQLSLKKGEQVRILSYNKSGEWCEAHSSTGQVGWVPSNYVTPVNSLEKHSWYHGRISRNAAEYLLSSGINGSFLVRESESSPGQRSISLRYEGRVYHYRINEDSEGKMFVTTESKFNTLAELVHHHSMLADGLITQLLYPAPKHNKPTVFPLSPEPDEWEINRTDIVMRHKLGGGQYGDVYEAVWKRYNMTVAVKTLKEDTMALKDFLEEAAIMKEMKHRNLVQLLGVCTREPPFYIITEFMSKGNLLDYLRNESKHQINAVVLMHMATQIASGMSYLESRNFIHRDLAARNCLVGENHLVKVADFGLARLMRDDTYTAHAGAKFPIKWTAPEGLAYNKFSTKSDVWAFGILLWEIATYGMSPYPGVDLTDVYHMLENGYRMECPPGCPPKVYDLMRQCWQWSASDRPTFKEIHHSLENMFQESSITEEVEKQLQGGGEIPLLSYKKSQTGSTGNIHGLVLVSDQLSSSVITQEGVSSVTKLSTFMGGLSSRSNSNMVQMRRSTNKKGKQAPAPPKRTSLLSSCSSFRDSAYQEQDQQNVEVSTMTLDDGTDLNGITRDLVTMATQSITTGGCDMDDDGDGSQGTAEHNFVPQPSTSPEPVSNLPCNQKQIKSRPYTSKEVLPQKLVVTHVGALEVQNVKRAINRYGTLPKGARIGAYLESLRQSGMPPNQENITTSSLSNAVMEQQQQQQEITTVSVVDVIPQHRSLSPRQNNLRSQPQMTRSNSSSGVVNTYQPPNSPRSRAVGIRKTNTEGIGLRTFRAPNNSSFRTASPSRSVQPTLADLEFPPPPVDLPPPPDEAFGDHCELPPPVSTASPCTETSSHMKIASSPVGLRKVKAEWRSKDEISDYDQDDSNNDVRNAEPSVKEASSRFGVNLRRRETATSDAHCSGGGIGKSDEKKLIYRPKETMSSNATKTESELTIPVPEEAPPPPPPPPPPPIDTVVSSTGTTDTFESKPGMKEMLELKLINEIKQSADMKHGGTGSAKKLGSVASINAPLSTVPLDPASQLLSELCASFSMDSANRQHIFSSEYAISVLKNNDMSNVQEHVFTSMQGTHHERNSSHKEIPMTSPITEGHVLSATSAGFKLKKVDKRNNPQREENPDGQIIDFKARLRKVDNADKERGTTDERNKSSRFDDNTQGSNVADSADSSSGVDDANDDKRRSTGSISSLKKLWENKEASCDNQPLSPKLNMRGVSSKQDIGDVASEDSPEDHSGASTKSSTSKSDSRIWPPTSSTSATLETEKPIVPAKPLKPLGPSSKHFGSSIYATPNCNKSQNDDDKQTSGELTKGAKHSVMEISNVIENSILNLKGSPTIVMASWLQLSDKVGLLHGMCVNLTDTAIAPHARFQFRDLLTRLELQARQLRAAGITENTKLLCDVQNTIRDVINTVQR
- the Abl gene encoding tyrosine-protein kinase Abl isoform X1, with product MGAQQTKDRVIPAGSTVRQTRKHPRNLKDTRVIGSNIFTEHSEALLQSRPLPHIPALPEGDPPSGSSVQSLSQQSNVQQHAGVSASGLLEAANRWTSKENLLAQEEDDPQLFVALYDFQAGGENQLSLKKGEQVRILSYNKSGEWCEAHSSTGQVGWVPSNYVTPVNSLEKHSWYHGRISRNAAEYLLSSGINGSFLVRESESSPGQRSISLRYEGRVYHYRINEDSEGKMFVTTESKFNTLAELVHHHSMLADGLITQLLYPAPKHNKPTVFPLSPEPDEWEINRTDIVMRHKLGGGQYGDVYEAVWKRYNMTVAVKTLKEDTMALKDFLEEAAIMKEMKHRNLVQLLGVCTREPPFYIITEFMSKGNLLDYLRNESKHQINAVVLMHMATQIASGMSYLESRNFIHRDLAARNCLVGENHLVKVADFGLARLMRDDTYTAHAGAKFPIKWTAPEGLAYNKFSTKSDVWAFGILLWEIATYGMSPYPGVDLTDVYHMLENGYRMECPPGCPPKVYDLMRQCWQWSASDRPTFKEIHHSLENMFQESSITEEVEKQLQGGGEIPLLSYKKSQTGSTGNIHGLVLVSDQLSSSVITQEGVSSVTKLSTFMGGLSSRSNSNMVQMRRSTNKKGKQAPAPPKRTSLLSSCSSFRDSAYQEQDQQNVEVSTMTLDDGTDLNGIDKIFEGITRDLVTMATQSITTGGCDMDDDGDGSQGTAEHNFVPQPSTSPEPVSNLPCNQKQIKSRPYTSKEVLPQKLVVTHVGALEVQNVKRAINRYGTLPKGARIGAYLESLRQSGMPPNQENITTSSLSNAVMEQQQQQQEITTVSVVDVIPQHRSLSPRQNNLRSQPQMTRSNSSSGVVNTYQPPNSPRSRAVGIRKTNTEGIGLRTFRAPNNSSFRTASPSRSVQPTLADLEFPPPPVDLPPPPDEAFGDHCELPPPVSTASPCTETSSHMKIASSPVGLRKVKAEWRSKDEISDYDQDDSNNDVRNAEPSVKEASSRFGVNLRRRETATSDAHCSGGGIGKSDEKKLIYRPKETMSSNATKTESELTIPVPEEAPPPPPPPPPPPIDTVVSSTGTTDTFESKPGMKEMLELKLINEIKQSADMKHGGTGSAKKLGSVASINAPLSTVPLDPASQLLSELCASFSMDSANRQHIFSSEYAISVLKNNDMSNVQEHVFTSMQGTHHERNSSHKEIPMTSPITEGHVLSATSAGFKLKKVDKRNNPQREENPDGQIIDFKARLRKVDNADKERGTTDERNKSSRFDDNTQGSNVADSADSSSGVDDANDDKRRSTGSISSLKKLWENKEASCDNQPLSPKLNMRGVSSKQDIGDVASEDSPEDHSGASTKSSTSKSDSRIWPPTSSTSATLETEKPIVPAKPLKPLGPSSKHFGSSIYATPNCNKSQNDDDKQTSGELTKGAKHSVMEISNVIENSILNLKGSPTIVMASWLQLSDKVGLLHGMCVNLTDTAIAPHARFQFRDLLTRLELQARQLRAAGITENTKLLCDVQNTIRDVINTVQR
- the Abl gene encoding tyrosine-protein kinase Abl isoform X4, translating into MGAQQTKDRVIPAGSTVRQTRKHPRNLKDTRVIGSNIFTEHSEALLQSRPLPHIPALPEGDPPSGSSVQSLSQQSNVQQHAGVSASGLLEAANRWTSKENLLAQEEDDPQLFVALYDFQAGGENQLSLKKGEQVRILSYNKSGEWCEAHSSTGQVGWVPSNYVTPVNSLEKHSWYHGRISRNAAEYLLSSGINGSFLVRESESSPGQRSISLRYEGRVYHYRINEDSEGKMFVTTESKFNTLAELVHHHSMLADGLITQLLYPAPKHNKPTVFPLSPEPDEWEINRTDIVMRHKLGGGQYGDVYEAVWKRYNMTVAVKTLKEDTMALKDFLEEAAIMKEMKHRNLVQLLGVCTREPPFYIITEFMSKGNLLDYLRNESKHQINAVVLMHMATQIASGMSYLESRNFIHRDLAARNCLVGENHLVKVADFGLARLMRDDTYTAHAGAKFPIKWTAPEGLAYNKFSTKSDVWAFGILLWEIATYGMSPYPGVDLTDVYHMLENGYRMECPPGCPPKVYDLMRQCWQWSASDRPTFKEIHHSLENMFQESSITEEVEKQLQGGGEIPLLSYKKSQTGSTGNIHGLVLVSDQLSSSVITQEGVSSVTKLSTFMGGLSSRSNSNMVQMRRSTNKKGKQAPAPPKRTSLLSSCSSFRDSAYQEQDQQNVEVSTMTLDDGTDLNGGCDMDDDGDGSQGTAEHNFVPQPSTSPEPVSNLPCNQKQIKSRPYTSKEVLPQKLVVTHVGALEVQNVKRAINRYGTLPKGARIGAYLESLRQSGMPPNQENITTSSLSNAVMEQQQQQQEITTVSVVDVIPQHRSLSPRQNNLRSQPQMTRSNSSSGVVNTYQPPNSPRSRAVGIRKTNTEGIGLRTFRAPNNSSFRTASPSRSVQPTLADLEFPPPPVDLPPPPDEAFGDHCELPPPVSTASPCTETSSHMKIASSPVGLRKVKAEWRSKDEISDYDQDDSNNDVRNAEPSVKEASSRFGVNLRRRETATSDAHCSGGGIGKSDEKKLIYRPKETMSSNATKTESELTIPVPEEAPPPPPPPPPPPIDTVVSSTGTTDTFESKPGMKEMLELKLINEIKQSADMKHGGTGSAKKLGSVASINAPLSTVPLDPASQLLSELCASFSMDSANRQHIFSSEYAISVLKNNDMSNVQEHVFTSMQGTHHERNSSHKEIPMTSPITEGHVLSATSAGFKLKKVDKRNNPQREENPDGQIIDFKARLRKVDNADKERGTTDERNKSSRFDDNTQGSNVADSADSSSGVDDANDDKRRSTGSISSLKKLWENKEASCDNQPLSPKLNMRGVSSKQDIGDVASEDSPEDHSGASTKSSTSKSDSRIWPPTSSTSATLETEKPIVPAKPLKPLGPSSKHFGSSIYATPNCNKSQNDDDKQTSGELTKGAKHSVMEISNVIENSILNLKGSPTIVMASWLQLSDKVGLLHGMCVNLTDTAIAPHARFQFRDLLTRLELQARQLRAAGITENTKLLCDVQNTIRDVINTVQR
- the Abl gene encoding tyrosine-protein kinase Abl isoform X3; the encoded protein is MGAQQTKDRVIPAGSTVRQTRKHPRNLKDTRVIGSNIFTEHSEALLQSRPLPHIPALPEGDPPSGSSVQSLSQQSNVQQHAGVSASGLLEAANRWTSKENLLAQEEDDPQLFVALYDFQAGGENQLSLKKGEQVRILSYNKSGEWCEAHSSTGQVGWVPSNYVTPVNSLEKHSWYHGRISRNAAEYLLSSGINGSFLVRESESSPGQRSISLRYEGRVYHYRINEDSEGKMFVTTESKFNTLAELVHHHSMLADGLITQLLYPAPKHNKPTVFPLSPEPDEWEINRTDIVMRHKLGGGQYGDVYEAVWKRYNMTVAVKTLKEDTMALKDFLEEAAIMKEMKHRNLVQLLGVCTREPPFYIITEFMSKGNLLDYLRNESKHQINAVVLMHMATQIASGMSYLESRNFIHRDLAARNCLVGENHLVKVADFGLARLMRDDTYTAHAGAKFPIKWTAPEGLAYNKFSTKSDVWAFGILLWEIATYGMSPYPGVDLTDVYHMLENGYRMECPPGCPPKVYDLMRQCWQWSASDRPTFKEIHHSLENMFQESSITEEVEKQLQGGGEIPLLSYKKSQTGSTGNIHGLVLVSDQLSSSVITQEGVSSVTKLSTFMGGLSSRSNSNMVQMRRSTNKKGKQAPAPPKRTSLLSSCSSFRDSAYQEQDQQNVEVSTMTLDDGTDLNGIDKIFEGGCDMDDDGDGSQGTAEHNFVPQPSTSPEPVSNLPCNQKQIKSRPYTSKEVLPQKLVVTHVGALEVQNVKRAINRYGTLPKGARIGAYLESLRQSGMPPNQENITTSSLSNAVMEQQQQQQEITTVSVVDVIPQHRSLSPRQNNLRSQPQMTRSNSSSGVVNTYQPPNSPRSRAVGIRKTNTEGIGLRTFRAPNNSSFRTASPSRSVQPTLADLEFPPPPVDLPPPPDEAFGDHCELPPPVSTASPCTETSSHMKIASSPVGLRKVKAEWRSKDEISDYDQDDSNNDVRNAEPSVKEASSRFGVNLRRRETATSDAHCSGGGIGKSDEKKLIYRPKETMSSNATKTESELTIPVPEEAPPPPPPPPPPPIDTVVSSTGTTDTFESKPGMKEMLELKLINEIKQSADMKHGGTGSAKKLGSVASINAPLSTVPLDPASQLLSELCASFSMDSANRQHIFSSEYAISVLKNNDMSNVQEHVFTSMQGTHHERNSSHKEIPMTSPITEGHVLSATSAGFKLKKVDKRNNPQREENPDGQIIDFKARLRKVDNADKERGTTDERNKSSRFDDNTQGSNVADSADSSSGVDDANDDKRRSTGSISSLKKLWENKEASCDNQPLSPKLNMRGVSSKQDIGDVASEDSPEDHSGASTKSSTSKSDSRIWPPTSSTSATLETEKPIVPAKPLKPLGPSSKHFGSSIYATPNCNKSQNDDDKQTSGELTKGAKHSVMEISNVIENSILNLKGSPTIVMASWLQLSDKVGLLHGMCVNLTDTAIAPHARFQFRDLLTRLELQARQLRAAGITENTKLLCDVQNTIRDVINTVQR